One window of the Zea mays cultivar B73 chromosome 3, Zm-B73-REFERENCE-NAM-5.0, whole genome shotgun sequence genome contains the following:
- the LOC100193643 gene encoding Probable uridine nucleosidase 2 — MAAVEGTKKKVIIDTDPGIDDAMAIFLALRSPELEVLGLTTTFGNVHTALATRNALHLLEAVGRTDIPVAEGSHVTIKKATKLRIASFVHGSDGLGNQDFPPPATKPVDQSAAAFLVEQANLYPGQVSVVALGPLTNLALAVELDPAFPEKIGQIIILGGAYSVNGNVNPAAEANIFGDPDAADIVFTCGADILAVGLNVTHQVVLTDADREKLEQCDSKYARYLCKLMGVYFDYHRDGYFIKGAYLHDPTTVIAAVNPSLLTYTEGVVRVQTVGITKGLTVFDNTKKRYGEITAWSGMPTVKVAVTVDAPAVVELIVQRLMTDD; from the exons ATGGCGGCGGTCGAGGGGACGAAGAAGAAGGTAATCATCGACACCGACCCCGGAATTG ATGACGCGATGGCCATCTTCCTGGCGCTGCGGTCGCCGGAGCTGGAGGTGCTGGGCCTCACCACTACCTTCGGCAACGTACACACCGCCCTTGCCACGCGCAACGCGCTCCACCTG CTGGAGGCTGTTGGCAGGACTGACATCCCCGTGGCAGAGGGATCCCATGTAACGATCAAG AAAGCCACCAAGCTGAGGATCGCAAGCTTCGTCCACGGTTCAGACGGCCTGGGAAACCAGGACTTCCCTCCACCAGCTACCAAGCCTGTAGATCAGTCTGCTGCTGCCTTCCTGGTTGAGCAGGCAAATCTGTACCCTGGTCAAGTTAGCGTTGTCGCCCTCGGCCCACTTACCAACCTTGCTCTG GCAGTCGAGCTTGACCCTGCGTTCCCGGAGAAGATAGGGCAGATTATTATTCTTGGCGGTGCGTATTCAGTTAATGGAAACGTGAACCCTGCAGCTGAGGCGAAT ATCTTTGGGGATCCCGACGCTGCAGATATCGTGTTCACCTGCGGCGCTGATATTTTGGCCGTGGGACTAAATGTAACCCACCAAGTGGTTCTAACCG atgctgacCGGGAAAAGCTTGAGCAGTGTGACAGCAAATACGCCCGCTACTTGTGCAAGCTAATGGGCGTTTATTTTGATTACCACAGGGACGGTTACTTCATAAAAG GAGCGTATCTTCACGATCCAACGACGGTTATTGCTGCGGTGAACCCATCGCTGCTGACTTACACAGAAGGCGTTGTGAGGGTACAGACAGTCGGGATCACCAAGGGCCTTACTGTTTTCGACAACACCAAGAAAAG GTACGGAGAGATCACAGCCTGGAGTGGCATGCCCACCGTGAAGGTCGCTGTCACCGTCGATGCCCCTGCCGTGGTAGAGCTGATAGTGCAGAGGCTGATGACCGATGACTAG
- the LOC103649937 gene encoding GDSL esterase/lipase At1g33811, producing MDEYGRLALTVAVVAAVTTSGAAAWGWQQQPQPLAPCMYVFGDSLVDNGNNNNILSLARANYRPYGIDFYEGPPGRFTNGRTMVDFISDMLRLRPPLLPPYATARPEDLPRGVNFASGASGILPDTGNNLGGHYPFSEQVDHFRAAVSDMGNRSEFRGNATKLADHLGRCIFYVGMGSNDYLNNYFMPDYYDTARRYSPRDYAALLLQGYSTQLTQLHGLGARKFVIAGVGLIGCIPYELARMNDDDSRPSGPNNNQSAASQEDIAISIGIGGGGGGGGVGVGGGGGGGDDWRSPSMPPPYADGGSGNGSGNGNADGGNGNGNSSGSRTGTGTTNPAPAGGGSCNETINSAIDIYNRGLLAMVKRLNNRGGLRGAKLVFLDTVQSGKDLMANAAAHGFAVLDRGCCGVGRNNGQITCLPLQRPCDDRGKYMFWDAFHPTEAAHRIYAAKAFGSNSTAEVYPINISQLAAI from the exons atggacgaGTACGGGAGGCTGGCGCTCACCGTTGCCGTGGTCGCAGCGGTGACCACGAGCGGCGCGGCCGCGTGGGGCTGGCAGCAGCAGCCGCAGCCGCTGGCGCCGTGCATGTACGTCTTCGGCGATTCGCTGGTGGACAACGGGAACAACAACAACATCCTGAGCCTGGCCCGGGCCAACTACCGCCCCTACGGCATCGACTTCTACGAGGGCCCGCCCGGCCGCTTCACCAACGGCCGCACCATGGTCGACTTCATCTCCGACATGCTCCGCCTCCGCCCGCCGCTACTCCCGCCCTACGCCACGGCGCGCCCGGAGGACCTCCCCCGCGGCGTCAACTTCGCGTCGGGGGCCTCCGGCATCCTGCCCGACACAGGAAACAACCTG GGCGGGCACTACCCGTTCTCGGAGCAGGTGGACCACTTCCGCGCGGCGGTGAGCGACATGGGGAACAGGTCGGAGTTCCGCGGCAACGCCACGAAGCTGGCGGACCACCTGGGGCGCTGCATCTTCTACGTCGGCATGGGCAGCAACGACTACCTCAACAACTACTTCATGCCCGACTACTACGACACCGCGCGCAGGTACAGCCCGCGCGACTACGCCGCGCTCCTCCTCCAGGGCTACTCCACCCAGCTCACACAGCTCCACGGCCTCGGCGCACGGAAGTTCGTCATCGCCGGCGTCGGCCTCATCGGGTGCATCCCTTACGAGCTCGCAAGGATGAACGACGACGACAGCAGGCCGTCTGGGCCTAACAATAACCAATCCGCTGCTAGCCAAGAAGACATTGCTATATCCATTGGCataggtggcggaggtggaggaggCGGTGTCGGCGTCGgtggaggaggcggcggcggcgacgactgGAGATCACCGTCCATGCCACCGCCATACGCAGACGGTGGCAGTGGCAATGGCAGTGGCAACGGCAACGCAGACGGTGGCAATGGCAACGGAAACAGTAGTGGCAGCCGCACCGGCACCGGCACCACGAACCCAGCGCCTGCCGGCGGCGGGTCATGCAACGAGACGATCAACAGCGCGATCGACATCTACAACAGGGGCCTTCTGGCCATGGTGAAGCGCCTCAACAACCGCGGCGGCCTGCGCGGGGCCAAGCTCGTCTTCCTGGACACCGTGCAGAGCGGCAAGGACCTCATGGCGAACGCGGCCGCGCACGGGTTCGCCGTGCTCGACCGCGGCTGCTGCGGAGTGGGCCGGAACAACGGCCAGATCACGTGCCTGCCCCTGCAGCGGCCCTGCGACGACCGCGGCAAGTACATGTTCTGGGACGCCTTCCACCCCACGGAGGCCGCCCACAGGATCTACGCCGCCAAGGCCTTCGGCTCCAACTCCACCGCCGAAGTTTACCCCATCAACATCAGCCAGCTCGCCGCCATCTGA